In Cloacibacterium caeni, a single window of DNA contains:
- a CDS encoding glycoside hydrolase family 13 protein, with protein MKKLTFLFLFITTFSFAQFQRVEPAFWWKGMKNPELQILLYGKNIAQQNIELSDGIQIKDLTKVENPNYVFITINTNEINTPKFKIFLKNGKKTISTYQYELKERTPNSSARESYTSKDVFYLIMPDRFANGDEKNDSNKALIEKADRKSEGGRHGGDLRGIINNLDYLKNLGVTTLWLTPVCEDNEKAYTYHGYAQTDLYKIDARYGTNEEYRELSTELKKRDMKLVKDYVTNHWGVSHWLIQDLPTKDWIHWFEDGKNGFKRSNYRTNSQMNPYAADVDKKVALDGWFDTTMPDLNQSNPLVLKYLIQNAIWWIEYAQLDGYRVDTYPYNDKDGMAKWCKAITDEYPNFNIVGETWMYDPAQIAFWQKDSKVGEIENYNSNLPSVMDFMLYENLPKALQEEENWDKGMIRLYNSFASDFLFPNPKNMMVFFENHDTPRINEMFNGNPAYYKLALTIVSTIRGIPQLYYGSEIGMRGDKNKGDADIRRDFPGGWKGDAQNAFVSRTPEQNEFFDYTQKLLNWRKSKDVIHNGKTKNFSPEKNVYVYFRYNDEEKVMVVINSSDKEQTIEMNRFQEMVPSSFTAKDVMKDATVQIKNLLTIPAKSSLILEINK; from the coding sequence ATGAAAAAACTAACATTTTTATTTCTGTTCATCACAACATTTTCCTTTGCTCAATTCCAAAGAGTAGAACCTGCTTTTTGGTGGAAAGGAATGAAGAATCCTGAGCTTCAGATTTTGTTATATGGCAAAAATATTGCCCAACAAAACATAGAACTTTCAGATGGAATTCAGATTAAGGATTTAACGAAGGTAGAAAATCCTAATTATGTGTTTATCACCATTAATACTAATGAAATTAACACGCCTAAATTCAAAATTTTCCTTAAAAACGGTAAGAAAACCATCAGTACATATCAGTATGAATTGAAGGAAAGAACGCCTAATTCATCTGCGCGAGAATCTTATACTTCTAAAGATGTTTTCTACCTGATTATGCCAGATCGTTTTGCCAATGGCGATGAAAAAAATGATTCTAACAAAGCTCTCATCGAAAAAGCAGACAGAAAAAGCGAAGGAGGAAGACATGGTGGTGATTTAAGAGGAATTATCAATAATCTGGATTATCTTAAAAATCTTGGAGTGACTACACTTTGGCTTACTCCAGTTTGTGAAGACAATGAAAAAGCGTATACGTATCATGGTTATGCACAGACTGATTTGTACAAAATAGATGCGAGATACGGAACCAATGAAGAATACCGTGAACTTTCTACTGAACTCAAAAAAAGAGACATGAAATTGGTGAAAGATTACGTGACCAATCACTGGGGAGTTTCGCATTGGTTGATTCAGGATTTGCCTACTAAAGATTGGATTCATTGGTTTGAAGATGGAAAGAATGGTTTCAAACGTTCTAACTACAGAACCAATTCTCAAATGAATCCTTATGCTGCTGATGTTGATAAAAAAGTCGCTTTAGATGGTTGGTTTGATACCACAATGCCTGATCTTAACCAAAGCAATCCATTGGTTTTAAAATATTTAATTCAAAATGCAATTTGGTGGATTGAATATGCGCAGTTAGACGGTTATAGAGTAGACACTTATCCTTATAACGACAAAGATGGAATGGCAAAATGGTGTAAAGCGATTACAGATGAATATCCTAACTTCAATATTGTAGGCGAAACTTGGATGTATGACCCAGCTCAAATCGCTTTCTGGCAAAAAGATTCTAAAGTAGGCGAAATAGAAAATTACAATTCTAATTTGCCATCGGTAATGGATTTTATGTTGTATGAAAATCTTCCAAAAGCTTTACAAGAAGAAGAAAATTGGGACAAAGGTATGATTAGACTTTACAATTCTTTTGCCAGTGATTTCTTATTTCCAAATCCTAAAAACATGATGGTTTTCTTCGAAAATCATGATACTCCTAGAATCAATGAAATGTTCAACGGAAATCCTGCTTATTACAAATTGGCATTAACGATTGTTTCTACCATTAGAGGAATTCCGCAATTGTATTATGGTTCAGAAATAGGAATGCGTGGTGATAAAAACAAAGGAGACGCAGACATCAGAAGAGATTTCCCTGGAGGTTGGAAAGGTGATGCTCAAAATGCTTTTGTTTCTAGAACACCAGAGCAAAATGAGTTTTTTGATTATACCCAAAAATTATTAAACTGGAGAAAGTCTAAAGATGTTATCCACAATGGGAAAACCAAAAACTTTTCGCCAGAGAAAAATGTTTACGTTTATTTCCGTTATAATGATGAGGAAAAAGTAATGGTAGTGATCAACAGCAGTGATAAAGAACAAACCATCGAAATGAATAGATTCCAAGAAATGGTTCCTTCTAGTTTTACAGCAAAAGACGTAATGAAAGATGCTACGGTTCAAATTAAAAATTTGTTAACTATTCCTGCAAAATCTTCTTTGATTTTAGAAATAAATAAGTAA
- a CDS encoding glycoside hydrolase family 97 protein: MKYAKWCFALLFSSSIFNAQTLKSPNGNFEMNFQLKNGVPYYHLNYKGKTVIEDSKLGLRLLKDNTIAFDNVNKLPDGKNLNSDFEKIAESRDSKNENWAPVLGEKKYYTNHYNELSVTLNQPNEDRKIIVKFRLFNDGLGFRYEFPQQKNLNYFVVKEEDTEFNFPYDLKSWWVPADYDTQEYKPTTSLVSQISTKWESSFDSNASQTLVKNAVQSPLMLKKEVSGKEKPLYINLAEAAVINYPASQLEVNSENFDFKTHLTPDAQGAKGYMQTPAVTPWRTVIVSEKAEEVLDSKMIFNLNEPTKYTDTSWIHPVKYIGVWWQMFVPNRGTWNYTNIDNVHLGVTDYSKTKPNGTHAANNDNVKKYIDFASKHGFDAVLVEGWNEGWEDWFGKSKEFVFDFITPYPDFDIKMLNEYAHSKNVKLIMHHETSASATNYERWLDPAFKLMKEHGYDAVKTGYVGNIIPRGEHHYSQWMINHYQRVVDKAAEYKIMVNSHESVRPSGLSRTYPNWIAAEAARGTEFEAMGGNNPDHTTILPFTRFMGGPMDYTPGIFQTQYNYYDANSKNFANTTLAKQLGLYVVMYSPLQMACDLPENYERHLDAFQFIKDVAVDWDDTKILSAEPGDYIHTARKAKGSENWFVGGVTDEYARDFTVDFSFLEKGKKYEAIIYEDGKNADYEKNPQAYHIYKKVVTNGSKIKVHLARSGGYAISLKPIK, from the coding sequence ATGAAATACGCTAAATGGTGTTTTGCTCTGCTTTTTTCAAGTTCTATTTTTAATGCACAAACACTTAAATCTCCTAACGGAAATTTCGAAATGAATTTCCAACTGAAAAATGGAGTTCCTTATTATCATCTGAATTATAAAGGAAAAACAGTCATAGAAGATTCTAAACTAGGTCTTCGATTGCTTAAAGATAATACCATCGCTTTTGATAATGTCAATAAACTTCCAGATGGTAAAAATCTCAATTCTGACTTCGAAAAAATTGCAGAAAGCAGAGATTCTAAAAACGAAAATTGGGCTCCCGTTCTTGGAGAAAAAAAATATTATACCAATCATTACAACGAACTTTCGGTTACATTGAATCAACCCAATGAAGACCGAAAAATCATCGTTAAGTTCAGACTTTTTAATGATGGTTTAGGTTTCAGATATGAGTTTCCTCAACAGAAAAATCTTAATTATTTCGTTGTAAAAGAAGAAGATACTGAATTTAATTTTCCTTATGATTTAAAATCTTGGTGGGTTCCTGCAGATTATGACACCCAGGAATATAAACCTACAACCAGTTTGGTTTCTCAGATTTCTACAAAATGGGAAAGCAGTTTTGATAGTAACGCATCTCAAACTTTGGTTAAAAATGCGGTTCAATCACCTCTTATGTTAAAAAAAGAGGTTTCTGGTAAAGAAAAACCACTGTACATAAACCTTGCAGAAGCTGCTGTAATCAATTATCCCGCTTCTCAACTTGAAGTAAATTCAGAAAATTTTGATTTCAAAACCCATCTTACTCCAGATGCTCAAGGTGCAAAAGGTTATATGCAAACTCCTGCAGTAACACCATGGAGAACCGTAATCGTTTCAGAAAAAGCAGAAGAAGTGCTAGATTCTAAAATGATTTTTAACTTAAATGAACCAACGAAATATACGGATACTTCTTGGATTCATCCAGTGAAATATATTGGAGTTTGGTGGCAAATGTTCGTTCCAAACCGTGGAACTTGGAATTATACCAATATCGATAATGTACATCTTGGCGTAACAGATTATTCTAAAACGAAACCAAACGGAACACACGCTGCGAATAATGATAATGTAAAAAAATACATCGATTTCGCTTCTAAACATGGCTTTGATGCTGTTTTGGTAGAGGGTTGGAACGAAGGTTGGGAAGATTGGTTCGGAAAATCGAAAGAATTTGTTTTTGATTTTATTACACCTTATCCAGATTTTGATATTAAAATGCTCAATGAATACGCACATTCTAAAAATGTGAAACTCATAATGCACCATGAAACATCTGCTTCAGCAACCAATTACGAAAGATGGCTTGATCCAGCTTTTAAATTGATGAAAGAACATGGTTATGACGCGGTGAAAACGGGTTACGTAGGAAATATTATTCCTAGAGGAGAACATCACTATTCTCAGTGGATGATTAACCATTATCAAAGAGTAGTAGACAAAGCTGCAGAATATAAAATCATGGTTAATTCTCACGAAAGTGTTCGTCCTAGTGGTTTAAGCAGAACTTATCCGAATTGGATTGCTGCAGAAGCTGCTCGTGGAACAGAGTTCGAAGCAATGGGAGGAAACAATCCAGACCATACTACCATTTTGCCATTTACAAGATTTATGGGTGGACCAATGGATTACACTCCAGGAATTTTCCAAACACAATACAATTATTATGATGCTAACAGTAAAAATTTTGCCAATACTACTTTAGCTAAACAATTAGGATTATATGTGGTGATGTATTCTCCACTTCAGATGGCTTGTGATTTACCAGAAAACTACGAAAGACATTTAGATGCTTTCCAGTTCATCAAAGATGTAGCGGTAGATTGGGATGATACCAAAATTTTATCAGCCGAACCAGGGGATTATATTCACACTGCTAGAAAAGCGAAAGGTTCAGAAAATTGGTTTGTAGGAGGTGTTACAGACGAATATGCTAGAGATTTCACTGTAGATTTTTCTTTCTTAGAAAAAGGAAAAAAATATGAAGCTATTATTTACGAAGATGGTAAAAATGCTGATTACGAAAAAAATCCGCAAGCTTATCATATTTACAAAAAAGTAGTAACCAATGGTTCTAAAATTAAGGTTCACCTTGCAAGAAGTGGTGGTTATGCTATTTCTTTAAAGCCAATTAAATAG
- a CDS encoding SusE domain-containing protein — translation MKNILRILFITTLFSFFLQSCRDDNDVTWTTKAPSFKLYDTTLGSNVLYPTMENNPFQLVWEKFGTTNKYNVVFSDTSDFAKTITLASTTTNNYKTTIGELNTALLQAGYSPYASKQMYLRIQTAGTGTDISVSNTIAFTVTPYPVSVPVITSPSSGSSFILDGKNAQGIVTKVVWADYSSYGVDVKYLVEIALSGTENFIASGEVNNIKLLDWTNKSLNDAVLKAGAQANVATDIDVRVTAVTKTVTEIKKVSDVVTIKVTPYVAFKNLFFVGDATAAGWNTNNNNQALYRDASNTNKFYFTGKFGTSMFKLLEILGDNTWQPQWGLKGGVVANSDGGEPEPFTVSTAGYYTFEVDILAKTYSITPYSGAMTTYSSIDIAGNLNGWSGSTVLTQSSFDPHQWFIKDLVVSSNGEAKFRANGTWDINWGAAAEFSGQGTQGGANIPLNAGTYDVYFNDIDGRYVFVKK, via the coding sequence ATGAAAAATATTTTAAGAATTTTATTTATAACAACACTCTTTTCATTCTTTTTACAGTCTTGTAGAGATGATAATGATGTTACTTGGACAACAAAGGCACCTTCATTTAAGTTGTATGATACTACTTTAGGAAGCAATGTTTTGTATCCTACTATGGAAAATAACCCTTTTCAATTAGTATGGGAGAAATTTGGAACTACTAATAAATATAATGTTGTTTTTTCTGATACTTCAGATTTTGCAAAGACAATAACATTAGCTAGTACAACTACAAATAATTATAAAACTACAATTGGGGAGTTGAATACTGCTTTATTGCAAGCAGGATATTCTCCTTATGCATCAAAGCAAATGTACTTACGAATTCAAACTGCTGGAACAGGAACGGATATTAGTGTTTCTAATACTATTGCCTTTACTGTTACTCCTTATCCAGTTTCTGTTCCTGTAATTACTTCTCCTTCATCAGGATCAAGTTTTATTTTAGATGGTAAAAATGCTCAAGGAATTGTAACTAAAGTTGTATGGGCAGATTATTCATCATATGGTGTAGATGTAAAATATTTAGTAGAAATAGCTTTATCTGGTACAGAAAATTTTATAGCTTCTGGTGAAGTAAATAATATAAAATTACTAGACTGGACAAATAAATCACTTAATGATGCTGTTCTAAAAGCTGGTGCTCAAGCAAATGTAGCAACAGATATTGATGTAAGAGTTACTGCTGTTACAAAAACTGTAACAGAAATAAAAAAAGTTTCAGATGTAGTAACAATTAAAGTAACACCTTATGTTGCGTTCAAAAATCTATTCTTCGTAGGTGATGCTACTGCTGCAGGTTGGAATACGAATAATAATAACCAAGCTCTTTACAGAGATGCATCAAATACCAATAAATTTTACTTCACAGGAAAATTTGGAACAAGTATGTTTAAGTTATTAGAAATCTTAGGAGACAATACATGGCAACCACAATGGGGGTTAAAAGGAGGAGTTGTTGCAAACAGTGATGGTGGTGAACCAGAACCATTTACAGTTTCTACTGCAGGATATTATACTTTTGAGGTAGATATTCTTGCTAAAACTTACTCTATTACTCCATATTCAGGAGCTATGACTACTTACAGTTCTATTGATATAGCAGGTAATTTAAACGGATGGAGTGGAAGCACTGTACTTACACAATCTAGTTTTGATCCTCACCAATGGTTTATTAAAGATTTAGTAGTGTCATCAAATGGTGAAGCTAAATTTAGAGCTAATGGTACTTGGGATATTAACTGGGGAGCTGCTGCAGAATTCTCTGGTCAAGGTACTCAAGGAGGTGCAAATATTCCTTTAAACGCAGGTACTTATGATGTTTATTTCAATGACATCGACGGAAGATATGTTTTCGTTAAAAAATAA
- a CDS encoding SusE domain-containing protein, giving the protein MIETKQAPIVVDLSTDKIVLDSNFPKNPALSVFWDATQYSVPTEIQYRVEASADNKFTKPFTLTTLKESTRTSTFTAEQMNTAAVSIGLTPYVEGTMYIRVISYLGTNNSMVSTSNITSVKITPYKLSYPDFYIVGEASYVGWNAGSAQLFYKSDNFSTIYTYLEKDKNFRFLGQQDWNPTNYSINADGIKDAYKYFKQASSNIIKAAGDDENMKFTGDTGIYKVTIDATSEIKSLTAVASPIFGYDFAEVYLVGNVGGNGWDAANALTMTKVSTGVYEFVTTLVADTEFKIIGQKSWGSLEWGDISSTGNSGFLAPKGDNGNIKFVGDGSSYKITVNLKGGIYTIKKQ; this is encoded by the coding sequence ATGATTGAGACTAAGCAAGCTCCAATTGTTGTAGATTTATCAACTGATAAAATAGTATTAGATAGTAATTTTCCTAAAAATCCTGCATTGTCAGTGTTTTGGGATGCTACTCAATATTCTGTGCCTACAGAAATTCAGTATAGAGTTGAAGCTTCTGCTGATAATAAATTCACAAAACCTTTTACATTAACAACTTTAAAAGAGTCTACTAGAACTTCTACTTTTACAGCAGAACAAATGAATACTGCTGCAGTTTCTATTGGATTAACACCTTATGTAGAAGGAACTATGTATATAAGAGTTATTTCTTATTTGGGAACTAACAATTCTATGGTTTCTACATCTAACATAACATCTGTTAAAATTACACCTTATAAGTTATCTTATCCTGATTTTTATATAGTAGGAGAAGCAAGTTATGTTGGTTGGAACGCTGGAAGTGCTCAGCTTTTTTATAAATCTGATAATTTTTCTACAATTTATACTTATCTAGAAAAAGATAAAAACTTTAGATTTTTAGGACAACAAGATTGGAATCCAACTAATTATAGTATTAATGCTGATGGTATAAAAGATGCTTATAAATATTTTAAGCAAGCTTCTTCTAATATCATTAAAGCAGCTGGGGATGATGAAAATATGAAGTTTACTGGCGATACAGGAATTTATAAAGTTACAATTGATGCAACTTCTGAAATTAAATCACTTACAGCAGTAGCTTCACCAATTTTTGGTTATGATTTTGCTGAGGTGTATTTAGTTGGTAATGTAGGAGGAAATGGTTGGGATGCAGCCAATGCACTTACTATGACTAAAGTTTCAACAGGAGTATATGAATTTGTAACAACATTAGTAGCTGATACAGAATTTAAAATTATTGGGCAAAAATCTTGGGGAAGTTTAGAATGGGGAGATATTTCTTCAACAGGAAATTCAGGGTTCCTTGCTCCAAAAGGAGATAATGGAAATATTAAATTTGTTGGTGATGGTTCTTCTTATAAGATTACGGTTAACTTGAAAGGAGGAATTTATACTATTAAAAAACAATAA
- a CDS encoding RagB/SusD family nutrient uptake outer membrane protein: MKNKFYKIFLLSGVSLLSLSCVNDLEQVPEDGRVTVEEQFANNPFGTYESLNAKLYAQLSLAGQGGPNGETTDASDLQGFDGGKSNYFRVLWSTQELITDEAKNSWEGDAGMIELSSVDINSSNDVLKNFFYRIFTCIAKDNEFIREATDSKIEARNLTDAQKTEVKFYRAEARFLRALHYYHAIDNFGNVPFIDESDLPGIKAPRVKSRTEVFNFIESELKEIIPLLRPARSVYGRADKAAAGMLLAKLYLNAGVYTGTTRYADCKKALDDYVLNAGYTIDSNFADTFKGDNNLSNEIIFPIISDPNHSQSYGNMTYLINAAGIGKTDNIDLQPAFYLGSSGQWGGNKTTKEFISLFSSTDKRAMFDKRDGLIEFITDLSKDRQGYRITKFTNIRRDGSYIAGGSGSNFVDTDFPMFRLSDAYLMVAECALNGAGSLDATVLGNLNKLRQRAGVPDVTAAAINSKFLIDERGRELYWEAHRRQDLIRFHMLEGSQYVWNWKGSVNGSALPSTINLYPIPYDQLVMNPNLKQNPGY; this comes from the coding sequence ATGAAAAATAAATTTTATAAAATATTTTTGCTTAGTGGGGTTTCATTACTTTCACTATCATGTGTTAATGATTTAGAGCAAGTGCCAGAAGATGGTAGAGTTACTGTAGAAGAACAGTTTGCCAATAATCCTTTCGGTACTTATGAATCTTTAAATGCAAAATTATATGCTCAATTAAGTCTTGCAGGACAAGGTGGACCTAATGGAGAAACTACTGATGCTTCTGATTTACAAGGCTTTGATGGAGGTAAATCTAATTATTTTAGAGTTTTGTGGAGTACACAAGAGTTAATTACTGATGAAGCTAAAAACAGCTGGGAAGGTGATGCAGGAATGATTGAATTATCTTCTGTTGACATTAATTCATCTAATGATGTTTTAAAAAATTTCTTTTATAGAATATTTACTTGCATTGCAAAAGACAATGAATTTATAAGAGAAGCTACAGATTCTAAGATAGAAGCTAGAAATCTTACTGATGCACAAAAAACTGAAGTTAAATTTTATAGAGCAGAGGCTAGATTCTTAAGAGCCCTACACTATTATCATGCAATAGATAATTTTGGAAATGTTCCTTTTATAGATGAATCTGATTTACCAGGTATTAAAGCACCAAGAGTAAAATCAAGAACTGAAGTTTTTAATTTTATTGAAAGCGAATTGAAAGAAATAATTCCATTATTAAGACCCGCAAGAAGTGTATATGGTAGAGCAGATAAAGCTGCTGCAGGTATGCTTTTAGCAAAACTTTATCTTAATGCTGGAGTTTATACTGGTACAACTAGATATGCAGATTGCAAAAAGGCTTTAGATGATTATGTTCTTAATGCGGGTTATACAATTGATAGTAATTTTGCAGATACATTTAAAGGTGACAATAATCTCTCAAATGAAATTATTTTCCCAATAATCTCAGATCCTAATCATTCACAATCTTATGGTAATATGACTTACTTGATTAATGCAGCAGGCATCGGTAAAACAGATAATATTGATTTACAACCTGCATTTTATTTAGGTTCTTCGGGACAATGGGGAGGTAATAAAACAACTAAAGAATTTATTTCATTGTTTTCTTCGACAGACAAAAGAGCAATGTTTGATAAAAGAGATGGTTTAATAGAATTTATTACCGATTTATCTAAAGATAGACAAGGCTATAGAATTACAAAATTTACGAATATTAGAAGAGATGGTAGTTATATTGCAGGAGGAAGTGGTAGTAATTTTGTGGATACCGATTTTCCAATGTTTAGACTGTCTGACGCTTATTTAATGGTTGCTGAATGTGCTTTAAATGGAGCAGGTAGTTTAGATGCTACAGTTCTTGGTAATTTGAATAAACTTAGACAAAGAGCTGGCGTTCCAGATGTTACAGCAGCGGCTATTAATTCTAAATTTTTGATAGATGAGAGAGGAAGAGAATTGTATTGGGAAGCTCATAGAAGACAAGACTTAATTAGATTTCATATGTTAGAAGGAAGTCAGTATGTTTGGAATTGGAAAGGATCTGTAAATGGTAGTGCTTTACCTAGTACAATTAATTTATATCCTATCCCTTATGATCAATTAGTTATGAATCCAAATTTGAAACAGAACCCAGGATATTAA
- a CDS encoding SusC/RagA family TonB-linked outer membrane protein, with protein MRNYSKVLKIAPAFLLAGTIMLEAQQRDSIKQKDIEQVVLIGYGSKKKTDLTGSVTAFGEKDFNKGAVVNTQQMLQGKAAGVTITNDGAPGGGSTVRIRGLSSLNGNTDPLYVIDGVPITKDGTGGVGNPLNLINPNDIESISVLKDASATAIYGMRASAGVVIIKTKSGLSGKWKFNYSGNVQMSTLMDKFDVYTGTELSEIVQTSLPDKYNILGINDAAGSQVLYNTDWQDQIFQKAWGTTQDISARGNVFGGKLPMRVSLGYNNIDGILKTSNFERYNAGVSLTPKLLNDNLLVTLNAKGTQTKYRYADTGAIGQAIAMDPTKPVTSDLPLYENYGGFVQFLETRNGHVTTPQNVGLVNPVATLEGKKNLADVKQFIGNSEFEYKIPFVKGLSAVANLGLEYTESETTNNNQAYLTAIDSGTGNQIAYADIANQRRNNQSLDLYFKYNKSDFKSGVITNLGFTGGYTYQKLRNDGTYARDLNDPVKSVTNKGFYKDTGVLISFFGRANMTFVDKYLLTITARREASSRFNGSEQTWEIFPSAAFAWQMKKEDWLKDNNFFSEMKLRMGWGVTGNQDVGGWYPTVAVYNTVNSSFTNYVLYPNGNNTLPAYIATMNPNSYNKSFSWEKTTQYNTGLDFGILRKVTGSVDYWRKEINDLLYNSFLPAGANLDSKVDGNIASMDSQGIDVDLNVKVVNTNKTKFDVGFNMGWVDMEVKKLNSSGTIDDKIGQLNGLVENPYVQSLSAGRIPYEYYVYKQVYDTNGKPLEGVFADINGDGKITADDKYLTGKSPIADFTFGWNTFLQVGKFDLRTVWRASVGNYAFNNVKARYATLKFIDSDGFGAVNNTIKYYDQTGFVNPPGQIQFASDLYLEEASFMKLDNVTAGYVFDNFLGTKTKFRFYGSVQNVFTITDYSGLDPEVGIDWNLFPRSRTFTFGVNFDF; from the coding sequence GTGAGAAACTATAGTAAAGTTTTAAAAATTGCTCCAGCTTTTTTATTGGCAGGAACAATTATGCTAGAAGCTCAACAAAGAGATTCAATCAAACAAAAAGACATTGAACAAGTTGTGCTAATTGGTTATGGTAGTAAAAAGAAAACCGATTTAACTGGTTCCGTAACTGCATTTGGTGAAAAAGATTTTAACAAAGGTGCGGTAGTTAATACACAACAAATGTTGCAAGGTAAAGCAGCAGGTGTTACCATAACAAATGATGGAGCTCCAGGTGGAGGTTCTACTGTAAGAATTAGAGGTTTATCATCTCTTAACGGTAATACTGATCCATTGTATGTAATTGATGGAGTTCCTATTACTAAAGACGGAACAGGAGGTGTAGGTAATCCTTTAAACTTAATTAATCCTAATGATATAGAATCAATTTCTGTATTAAAAGATGCATCAGCTACTGCTATTTATGGTATGAGAGCTTCTGCTGGTGTTGTTATTATTAAAACTAAAAGTGGATTATCAGGTAAGTGGAAATTTAATTATTCAGGAAATGTACAAATGAGTACATTAATGGATAAATTTGATGTTTATACTGGGACTGAGCTTTCTGAGATTGTTCAAACTAGTTTGCCAGATAAATATAATATTTTAGGTATAAATGATGCAGCAGGTAGCCAAGTATTATATAATACTGATTGGCAAGATCAAATTTTTCAAAAAGCTTGGGGTACCACTCAGGATATAAGTGCAAGAGGAAATGTTTTTGGCGGTAAATTGCCAATGAGAGTTTCTTTAGGGTACAATAATATTGATGGTATTCTTAAAACATCAAATTTTGAAAGATATAATGCAGGTGTCTCATTAACTCCAAAATTATTAAATGATAATTTATTGGTGACACTTAATGCAAAAGGTACTCAAACAAAATACAGATATGCAGATACTGGAGCTATAGGACAAGCAATTGCTATGGATCCTACAAAACCTGTAACATCTGATCTCCCATTATACGAAAATTATGGAGGTTTTGTACAATTTTTAGAAACTAGAAACGGACATGTTACTACACCTCAAAACGTAGGTTTGGTAAATCCTGTAGCAACTTTAGAAGGTAAAAAGAATTTAGCAGATGTAAAACAATTTATTGGAAATTCAGAATTTGAATATAAAATACCTTTTGTAAAAGGACTTAGTGCTGTTGCAAATCTTGGTTTAGAATATACAGAATCAGAAACTACTAATAATAATCAGGCTTACCTTACTGCTATTGATTCTGGTACTGGTAATCAAATAGCTTATGCAGATATTGCAAACCAAAGAAGAAATAATCAGTCATTAGATTTATATTTTAAATATAATAAAAGCGATTTCAAATCTGGGGTGATTACTAATTTAGGTTTTACTGGCGGTTATACTTACCAAAAACTAAGAAATGATGGTACTTACGCAAGGGATTTAAATGATCCTGTAAAAAGTGTTACCAATAAAGGTTTTTACAAAGATACAGGTGTTTTAATTTCATTTTTTGGAAGAGCTAATATGACATTTGTTGATAAATATTTATTAACGATTACAGCAAGACGCGAAGCTTCTTCTAGATTTAACGGAAGTGAACAAACTTGGGAAATTTTTCCTTCTGCAGCTTTTGCATGGCAAATGAAGAAAGAAGATTGGCTAAAAGATAATAATTTCTTTAGTGAGATGAAATTGCGTATGGGTTGGGGTGTAACTGGTAATCAAGATGTTGGAGGTTGGTACCCTACGGTTGCTGTTTATAATACAGTTAATAGTTCTTTTACAAATTATGTATTGTATCCTAATGGTAATAATACCTTACCTGCCTATATTGCTACAATGAATCCAAATAGTTATAATAAATCATTCAGTTGGGAAAAAACTACCCAATATAATACAGGTTTAGATTTTGGTATTTTAAGAAAAGTAACTGGTTCTGTAGATTATTGGAGAAAAGAAATTAATGATCTTTTATACAACTCATTTTTACCTGCAGGTGCTAATCTAGACAGTAAAGTAGATGGTAATATTGCATCTATGGATTCTCAAGGTATTGATGTAGATTTAAATGTTAAAGTTGTAAATACCAATAAAACTAAATTTGATGTTGGTTTTAATATGGGTTGGGTAGACATGGAAGTTAAGAAATTAAATTCTAGCGGTACAATAGATGACAAAATTGGACAATTAAATGGGTTGGTTGAAAATCCTTATGTTCAATCTCTAAGCGCAGGTAGAATACCATATGAGTATTATGTATATAAGCAAGTATATGATACAAATGGTAAACCATTAGAAGGTGTATTTGCAGATATAAATGGAGATGGTAAAATTACAGCAGATGATAAATATCTTACTGGTAAATCACCAATTGCAGATTTTACTTTTGGGTGGAATACTTTTTTACAAGTGGGGAAATTTGATTTAAGAACTGTATGGAGAGCAAGCGTAGGTAATTATGCATTTAACAACGTTAAAGCAAGATATGCAACATTGAAATTTATAGATTCTGATGGTTTTGGTGCTGTAAATAACACAATTAAATATTATGATCAAACAGGATTTGTAAATCCTCCTGGGCAAATTCAATTTGCCTCAGACTTATATTTAGAAGAAGCATCTTTTATGAAATTAGACAATGTAACTGCTGGTTATGTTTTTGATAATTTCTTAGGAACTAAAACAAAGTTTAGATTTTATGGTTCTGTTCAGAACGTGTTTACAATTACTGATTATTCAGGTTTAGATCCAGAAGTAGGTATTGATTGGAATTTATTTCCAAGATCAAGAACATTTACTTTTGGTGTAAACTTTGATTTTTAA